One window of the Falco biarmicus isolate bFalBia1 chromosome 2, bFalBia1.pri, whole genome shotgun sequence genome contains the following:
- the LOC130144866 gene encoding LOW QUALITY PROTEIN: arylsulfatase D-like (The sequence of the model RefSeq protein was modified relative to this genomic sequence to represent the inferred CDS: inserted 3 bases in 2 codons; deleted 1 base in 1 codon; substituted 1 base at 1 genomic stop codon), translating into YYLFTSNFRSCLRIFLILCLFPRTRVSNPSKPNFLLTLADDLGTRDVGXYSNDTISGIFIFRTPNTDGLEKDGVRLTQHITAAAVCTPSRTAFLTSRYLFRSGMTSSTQYQVLFWNQCSGGIPLNQTTFARIPHQQGYSTALCICGKGMGGWEGGIHVPGTGVLPAGTVINXMTSLVDIFPTVVHLPGGAVPQDRVTDGRTLLPLRSGHEFMFHCCSVLLCAVQWHQKDSGTVWKAHYASPVFQPEPSEACFERGICPCFRDGVTHHDPPLLFDLLQDPSDVNPLSADTEPXDTVTRIGKATEDHCKTLTPVAQQLSPYNNIWKPWLQPCCGTFLFCWCDEENHQADDVLLIPKITVQLAFKKLIVFTFT; encoded by the exons taTTACCTTTTTACTTCTAATTTCAGGAGCTGCCTAagaatttttctaattttatgcTTGTTTCCAAGAACCCGTGTATCAAATCCTTCAAAACCCAATTTTTTACTGACACTGGCTGATGATCTTGGTACTAGAGATGTGGGGTGATATAGCAATGATACAATAA gtgggatttttatttttaggaccCCAAACACTGATGGCCTGGAAAAGGACGGAGTGAGACTTACCCAGCACATTACTGCAGCTGCTGTCTGTACTCCAAGCAGAACAGCTTTCCTGACTAGCAGATACCTTTTCAGATCAG GCATGACATCCAGCACTCAATATCAAGTTCTCTTTTGGAACCAGTGTTCTGGTGGGATCCCACTAAATCAAACTACTTTTGCAAGAATACCGCACCAGCAAGGTTATTCTACAGCACTTTGCATTT GTGGAAAAGGAATgggaggctgggaaggagggaTCCATGTCCCAGGAACGGGAGTGTTGCCTGCAGGGACAGTTATCAA TATGACAAGCCTTGTGGACATTTTCCCAACTGTAGTTCACCTGCCTGGAGGGGCAGTGCCTCAGGACAG GGTAACTGATGGGCGCACCTTACTGCCTTTGCGCTCTGGGCATGAGTTCATGTTTCACTGCTGCAGTGTACTTCTGTGTGCAGTGCAGTGGCACCAAAAGGACA GTGGGACTGTATGGAAGGCTCATTATGCCAGTCCAGTATTCCAACCAGAACCCTCCGAGGCCTGTTTTGAAAGAGGAATTTGCCCATGTTTCAGGGATGGTGTAACCCATCATGACCCT CCGCTGCTGTTTGATCTCTTACAAGATCCTTCTGACGTGAATCCTCTATCAGCTGACACTGAGC TTGACACTGTAACGAGAATAGGAAAAGCTACAGAAGATCATTGCAAGACCCTGACTCCAGTCGCACAACAGCTGTCTCCTTACAACAATATATGGAAGCCATGGCTACAGCCGTGCTGTGGCACATTCCTGTTCTGTTGGTGTGATGAAGAAAACCACCAAGCAGATGACGTACTCTTAATACCAAAAATCACAGTACAgttagcttttaaaaagctgataGTATTCACATTTACATGA